CTAGCAAGTACTCCAGCAACAGAGAAGTCAATGTATGCAGAATTACTACtgatagattaattagttcCACCGGTTCATCTAGCTTAAAGAAAACCTAGCATAGTGGCGGCCTACGCAGATTGCACGctagtatcattatattttctctcatataataacatatatgttttcttattatattattcaaatatattaaaataacatcataattttaaattttacaacaactttacgaaactacaaatgtgtaatattcatatggtattttatatacgtgttagttattaattatttttaatagcgagttttagttatttgtaaattatatatattcctactCTAGACTGGTCTtttaataattctttttttaattccgaattattttgtaaattgtatttctatactctacttctaatattccttattttttaattacgaatttctattttttttcttaattgtatacctatatggactctatactctacttctaatattccttatttttaattttaaatttctattatttcctaattgtatttctatatagactctatactctacttctaatattccttatttttaattctgaatttcagttattttctaattgtatttctatacggactcaatgctctacttctaatattccttatttttaattccgaatttcagttatttcccaATTGTATtactatatggactctatactctacttctaatattccttatttttaattacgaatttcagttatttcctatttttttctatatggattctatactctacttctaatattccttatttttaattccgaatttcagttatttcctaattgtatttctatatggattctatactctacttctaatattccttatttttttaattccgaatttcagttatttcctaattgtatttctatatggactctagtctcctcttctaatattccttatttttttaatttcaaatttcagctattttctaaattgtatttctacatggactctgccttttctttttctccgattaatgtgagaatttctaggccatgagagcgaacgtggaggctcatttttctattcctttaataatataactagctgggtggcccgcgcaattgcgcggctagcacctatacaaaattatatatttttatatgataagGTTTGAAAGAACAAACCCTATCATTcctgtgtttctaattttataattttacaccagttgctacccgtTACTTCTGTTATctcattttttatttgcttgcttgatctattattgtttctattcattctttttggaaacttctaaaattggatcttatagtttttagagtttatcgtCTCATCGGgcttcgtttttataatttatagaattcctgccaaacgctgccattatacttctctacggcccgtccactgtctgttctctttattgtcattgttattttaaaaatcaaacataattatcatttaggtTCATTTTATTAGTTTCTAGAAGTTTCGTCAAAACGTCAGCgactttgtcactgtactcTAATACGTGTACTCTAATACGGCTCGCCCGTTGCCTCCATTCTTTATtctcattgagattttaaaatcaaacatgatcatcattggggtttattttttttacttttcagaaGCCCAAACCTTTtaaaattggaccttatagtttttataatttattgtctcgttggatttcattttttataatttttagaaatcccatGAAACGTTGTCagtatactcctctacgacccgtccgccgtctattctttattgtcattgggattctaaaaatcgaacataactattgttggaattcttttttttactttctacgGTAGCTTTGCCAATGTACTCCCGTACAACCCGCCCGCtacctcttctttttattgtcattgagattttaaaaatcaaatatgattatcattgaggcttaagtcccgccaaccgccttgacCGGTTGCTTCACTTACTGGATCTTTAGCTATTCATGCGAGAATTGATCATTGGTGGGGATCCGTAGAGAGTCCATTTTATGAAATATCTGagaaagcaaagaaaaaaaaagagagacaggTGGTTTATTTATCACCAAATAGAGATGAGTATTATATGATAGCAGCAGGAAATTCTTTGTCCTTGAATCAGGGTATTCAGGAAGAACAGGTTGTTCCAGCTAGATACCGTCAAGAATTCCTGACTATTGCATGGGAACAGATTCATGTTAGAAGTATTTTTCCTTTCCAATATTTTTCTATTGGGGGTTCTCTCATTCCTTTTATTGAGCATAATGATGCGAATCGAGCTTTAATGAGTTCTAATATGCAGCGCCAAGCAGTTCCGCTTTCTCGGTCCGAGAAGTGCATTGTTGGAACTGGATTGGAACGCCAAACAGCTCTAGATTCGAGGGTTTCTGTTATAGCCGAACGCGAGGGAAAGATCATTTCTACTAATAGTCACAAGATCCTTTTATCAAGTAGTGGGAAGACTATAAGTATTCCTTTAGTTACCCATCGGCGCTCTAACAAAAATACTTGTATGCACCAAAAACCTCGGGTTCCGCGGGGTAAATCCATTAAAAAAGGACAAATTTTAGCGGAGGGGGCTGCTACGGTTGGTGGGGAACTTGCTTTAGGAAAAAACGTATTAGTAGCTTATGTGCCATGGGAAGGTTACAATTTTGAAGACGCAGTATTAATTAGCGAACGTTTGGTATATGAGGATATTTATACTTCTTTTCACATCCGAAAATATGAAATTCAGACAGATACAACAAGCCAAGGCTCCGCTGAAAAAATCACTAAAGAAATACCACATCTAGAAGAACATTTACTCTGCAATTTGGACAGAAATGGAGTTGTGAAGTTGGGGTCCTGGGTAGAAACAGGCGATATTTTAGTAGGTAAATTAACGCCTCAGATAGCGAGCGAATCGTCCTATATCGCGGAAGCTGGATTATTACGGGCCATATTTGGTCTTGAGGTATCCACTTCAAAAGAAACTTCTCTCAAACTACCGATAGGTGGAAGAGGACGCGTTATCGATGTGAAATGGATCCAGAGGGATCCCCTCGACATAATGGTTCgtgtatatattttacaaaaacaCGAAATCAAAGTTGGGGATAAAGTAGCCGGAAGACACGGGAATAAAGGGatcatttccaaaattttgccTAGGCAAGATATGCCCTATTTGCAAGATGGAACGCCTGTTGATATGGTTTTCAATCCCTTAGGAGTACCCTCCCGAATGAATGTGGGACAAATATTTGAAAGCTCGCTCGGATTACCAGGGGATCTGCTAAAGAAACATTATAGAATAGCACCCTTTGATGAGAGATATGAGCAAGAGGCTTCAAGAAAACTTGTGTTTTCAGAATTATATGAAGCcagtaaacaaacaaaaaatccgTGGGTATTTGAACCCGAGTACCCGGGAAAAAGCAGAATATTTGATGGAAGAACAGGAGAGTTAGCGATCCCGGCTCTGTGAGTTCTTTCTTCCGTGATGAACTGTCGGCACCAGTCCTCCATTTTTTCTCTGTGGACCGAGGAGAAAGGGGGCTCAGCAGGAAGAGGATTGTACCATGAGAGAAGCACAGAGGTCAACCCTCTTCAAATATGGATTCTGGCAATGCAACGTAGTTGGGTCCTCATATCGATCCGAATGAATCAGTCTTTCTACAGAGGTCAATCTTTGCCTATTAGGCAAGAGGATAGCAAGTTCGAAATTCTGTCTCGGTAGGACATGGATTTCTATTACTATGAAATTCATAAATGAAAATGAAGTAGTTAATGGGAGGGCTACCATTATCCTTTTTCTTGTATGTGTTCCTAAGAGAAGGAATTTGTCCATTTCATGTTTCGAGGTCTCAAAAAAGGGCGTGGAAACAGATAGAAACTCTTGAATggaaattgaaaagaaatgtAGCCCCAGTTCCTTCGGAAATGGTAAGATCTTTGGCGCAAGAAGAAGGGGCGACCCATATCATCTTGACTTGGTTCTGCTTCCcctctttttttaagaataccGAGTCGGGTTCTTCTCCTACCAGTATCGAATAGAACATGCTGAACAAGATCTTCTTCATGGAAACCTGCTCGATTTAGATCGGGAAAATCGTACAGATTTTGCAATTTCATTCTTTGGCCCAATCGTTGTTTTTGTTTTCGTATTCCTGATTTATCCACTGGGGCAATCCGGTTGGTTCTTTGCGCCGAGTTTTGGCGTAGCAGCGATATTTCGATTCATCCTCTTCTTCCAAGGATTTCATAATTGGATGTTGAACCCATTTCATATGATGGGAGTTGCCGGAGTATTAGGCGCGGCTCTGCTATGCGCTATTCATGGGCAACCGTGGAAAACACTCTATTTGAGGACGGTGATGGTGCAAATACCTTCCGCGCTTTTAACCCAACTCAAGCTGAAGAAACTTATTCAATGGTCACCGCTAATCGCTTTTGGTCCCAAATCTTTGGTGTTGCTTTTTCCAATAAACGTTGGTTACATTTCTTTATGCTATTTGTACCGGTCACCGGTTTATGGATGAGTGCTATTGGCGTAGTCGGCCTGGCTCTGAACCTACGTgcctatgactttgtttcccaGGAAATCCGTGCAGCGGAAGATCCTGAATTTGAGACTTTCTACaccaaaaatattcttttaaacGAGGGTATTCGTGCGTGGATGGCAGCTCAGGATCAGCCTCATGAAAATCTTATATTCCTTGAGGAGGTTCTACCACGTGGAAACGCTCTTTAATGGAACTTTTGTTTTAGCTGGTCGTGACCAAGAAACCACCAGTTTTGCTTGGTGGGCCGGGAATTCCAGACTTATCAATTTGTCGGGTAAACTACTTGGAGCTCACGTAGCCCATGCAGGATTAATCGTATTCTGGGCCGGAGCAATGAACCTATTTGAAGTGGCCCATTTCGTACCAGAAAAACCCATGTATGAACAAGGGTTGATTTTACTTCCGCACTTAGCTACTCTAGGTTGGGGAGTAGGGCCCGGGGAGAAGTTCTAGATACTTTTCCGTACTTTGTATCTGGAGTACTTCATCTAATTTCCTCCGCAGTCTTAGGCTTCGGTGGCATTTATCACGCGCTTCTGGGACCGGAGACTCTTGAAGAATCTTTTCCATTCTTTGGTTATGTGTGGAAAGATAGAAATAAAATGACTACAATTTTGGGTATTCACCTAATTTTGTTAGGTATAGGTGCTTTTCTTCTAGTACTCAAAGCTCTTTATTTTGGCGGTATATATGATACCTGGGCTCCTGGGGGAGGAGATGTAAGAAAAATTACCAATTTGACCCTTAGCCCCAGTGTTATATTTGGTTATTTACTAAAA
The sequence above is drawn from the Oryza glaberrima chromosome 10, OglaRS2, whole genome shotgun sequence genome and encodes:
- the LOC127785864 gene encoding DNA-directed RNA polymerase subunit beta-like, which codes for VASLTGSLAIHARIDHWWGSVESPFYEISEKAKKKKERQVVYLSPNRDEYYMIAAGNSLSLNQGIQEEQVVPARYRQEFLTIAWEQIHVRSIFPFQYFSIGGSLIPFIEHNDANRALMSSNMQRQAVPLSRSEKCIVGTGLERQTALDSRVSVIAEREGKIISTNSHKILLSSSGKTISIPLVTHRRSNKNTCMHQKPRVPRGKSIKKGQILAEGAATVGGELALGKNVLVAYVPWEGYNFEDAVLISERLVYEDIYTSFHIRKYEIQTDTTSQGSAEKITKEIPHLEEHLLCNLDRNGVVKLGSWVETGDILVGKLTPQIASESSYIAEAGLLRAIFGLEVSTSKETSLKLPIGGRGRVIDVKWIQRDPLDIMVRVYILQKHEIKVGDKVAGRHGNKGIISKILPRQDMPYLQDGTPVDMVFNPLGVPSRMNVGQIFESSLGLPGDLLKKHYRIAPFDERYEQEASRKLVFSELYEASKQTKNPWVFEPEYPGKSRIFDGRTGELAIPALLSTEVNLCLLGKRIASSKFCLGRTWISITMKFINENEVVNGRATIILFLVCVPKRRNLSISCFEVSKKGVETDRNS
- the LOC127785865 gene encoding LOW QUALITY PROTEIN: photosystem II D2 protein-like (The sequence of the model RefSeq protein was modified relative to this genomic sequence to represent the inferred CDS: inserted 1 base in 1 codon), yielding MEIEKKCSPSSFGNEYRVGFFSYQYRIEHAEQDLLHGNLLDLDRENRTDFAISFFGPIVVFVFVFLIYPLGQSGWFFAPSFGVAAIFRFILFFQGFHNWMLNPFHMMGVAGVLGAALLCAIHGXTVENTLFEDGDGANTFRAFNPTQAEETYSMVTANRFWSQIFGVAFSNKRWLHFFMLFVPVTGLWMSAIGVVGLALNLRAYDFVSQEIRAAEDPEFETFYTKNILLNEGIRAWMAAQDQPHENLIFLEEVLPRGNAL